GCAGCGGCTCGAGAAAGGGCTTGGGGTAGACGCCGATCCAGATGCAGAGCGCGACGATGGGCAGAAGCGTCGCCTGCTCGCGCCAGTCCACGTCCTTCAACTTCTCGTTCTCGGGCTTGTCGATCGTGCCGAACATGAGCCGCTGGTAGAGCCAGAGGAGATAGGCGGCGCCGAGCACGATACCCGAGACGGCGAAAAGAGCGTAGGGCCAGCCGGCGTAGGCGCTCGCGAAGGTTCCCTGCAGGATCATGAACTCGCCGATGAATCCGTTGAGCATGGGAAGGCCCATCGAGGCGAGAGCGATGATGAGAAAGAGAGCGGCGAAGACGGGCACCACTTTGGCGATGCCGCCGTAGGAGGCGATCTCCCGCCTGTGGGTCTGCTCGTACATGATGCCGACGATCAAGAAGAGCCCGCCGGTCGAAAGCCCGTGGTTGATCATCTGGAGGATGCCGCCCTGGATGCCGAGCTCGGTGAGGGCGAAGATGCCGAGCATCACGAAACCGAGATGGCTCACCGAGCTGTAGGCGACGAGCTTCTTCCAGTCGCTCTGCACCAGCGCCACCAGAGCGCCGTAGATGATGCCGATGATGGCGAGGGCGAGCACCCACCAGACTGCCTCCCGGCTGGCGTCGGGAAGAAGCGGGAGCGAGAAGCGAACGAATCCGTAGGTCCCCATCTTCAGGAGCACGCCCGCGAGGATCACCGAGCCGGCGGTGGGTGCCTCGACGTGGGCGTCGGGAAGCCAGGTGTGGAAGGGAAACATCGGGACCTTGATGGCGAATCCCACGAAGAACGCGAGGAACACCCAGTACTGCAGACCCGCCGAGTAATCGATCGTCCAGAGCTGCGTGATGTCGAACGTGTAGACCCCGGTCGCGTCGTAATAGGCGAAATAGAGCGCGAGGATGCCGAGGAGCATCAGGACGCTCCCCACGAGCGTGTAGAGGAAGAACTTGATGGCGGCGTAGAGCTTTCTCGGCCCGCCCCAGACCCCGATGAGGAAGTACATCGGGACGAGCATGACCTCCCAGAACACGTAGAAGAGGAAGAAGTCGAGCGCGACGAAGACCCCGAGCATTCCCGTCTGGAGCAACAGCAGGAAGATGTAGTACTGCTTGACCCGGTCGGTGATGGCGTTCCAGGAGGACAGGCAGGCGATGAAGCCGAGAAGGGTCGTCATCAGGACGAGCAGCAGACTGATGCCGTCCATGCCGAAGTAGTACTGGACGCCGATCGTGGGAATCCATTGGTACTTTTCGATGTACTGGAACTGCGAGCCGCTCGAGTCGAAGTGGGTCCACAAAGGCAGCGAGATCAGAAAGCCGATGAACGTGATGATGTTCGCCGCCCACTTGATCTGGTTCTCCTGGGTCTTCTTCAAAAAGAAGAGGATGGCGAGCGCCCCGAGAGCGGGAAACCACACCACGAGGGACAGGATGTTGAAGCCAAAGGGATTGTTCTCGAGCATGCCGTCCTCTACGACCAGAAATAGAAATAGAAAAAGCCGAACAGGATCCCGACCCCGCAGAGCATCATCAGGGCGTAGTTCTGCACGACACCCGTCTGCACCCGCCGAAAGACGGAGGAGAGGCTCGCGAGCACGCGCCACACCGCGTTGACCGCGCCGTCCACCAGAGTCTCATCGGCCAGATTCGAGAGATCGGCCGAGCCCACCGTCGCGCCCGCCGTTCCGTTGACCAGGCCGTCGACGACCTCGGCGTCGAAGGCGTTGAAGCCGCGGGCGCCCGAGAGCGTTCCGCTCACCACGGTCGCATCGTAGATCTCGTCGACGAAGTACTTGTTGTAGAGCAGGCGGTAGAGCCTCGGCCAGTCGCGCGAGCAGGCCTCGTCGCCCTCCGGCTTGTTCCAGTACATCCGGTAGGCGAAGAAGATTCCCGCCGCGGCGATCGCGACCGAGATGAGCATGAACGTCCATTCGGCGGCCAAGCTCGCCTCGTGCGCCTCGGCGACGGACTCGGTTCCCGCGAGGATGGCGGGCTCGAGGAACGCCTCGATCCGGTTGTGACCGCCGAGAAAATGCGGCCAGCCCACGAAGCCGGCGAAGATCGAGCCTACCGCGAGTACCACGAGAGGCACCCACATCACCTTGGGCGCTTCGTGCAAATGCGACTCCATCGTCTCACCGCCGCGGAACTTTCCGAAGAACGTGAGGATGACCTGACGCGTCATGTAGAAAGCCGTCATCCCCGCGGCGATGGCTCCGACGAGCCAGAGGATCGTGACGTGCCCACCCTCGGTCGACCGCCAGAGAATCTCGTCCTTGCTCACGAAGCCGGCGAGGGGCGGGATTCCGGCGATGGCGATCATCGCCACGATGAAGGTACGCGCCGTCCAGGGCATGTGGGCGTAGAGGCCTCCCATGTTCCTCATGTCCTGCATCGCGGTGTAATCGCGGTGGCCGCCCGAGGCATGCTCGGCATGCTCCATCGAGTGGATGACGGAGCCCGAGCCGAGGAAGAGACAGGCCTTGAAGAAGGCGTGGGTCAT
Above is a genomic segment from Vicinamibacteria bacterium containing:
- a CDS encoding NADH-quinone oxidoreductase subunit M, with the protein product MLENNPFGFNILSLVVWFPALGALAILFFLKKTQENQIKWAANIITFIGFLISLPLWTHFDSSGSQFQYIEKYQWIPTIGVQYYFGMDGISLLLVLMTTLLGFIACLSSWNAITDRVKQYYIFLLLLQTGMLGVFVALDFFLFYVFWEVMLVPMYFLIGVWGGPRKLYAAIKFFLYTLVGSVLMLLGILALYFAYYDATGVYTFDITQLWTIDYSAGLQYWVFLAFFVGFAIKVPMFPFHTWLPDAHVEAPTAGSVILAGVLLKMGTYGFVRFSLPLLPDASREAVWWVLALAIIGIIYGALVALVQSDWKKLVAYSSVSHLGFVMLGIFALTELGIQGGILQMINHGLSTGGLFLIVGIMYEQTHRREIASYGGIAKVVPVFAALFLIIALASMGLPMLNGFIGEFMILQGTFASAYAGWPYALFAVSGIVLGAAYLLWLYQRLMFGTIDKPENEKLKDVDWREQATLLPIVALCIWIGVYPKPFLEPL